One genomic segment of Impatiens glandulifera chromosome 6, dImpGla2.1, whole genome shotgun sequence includes these proteins:
- the LOC124941720 gene encoding uncharacterized membrane protein At4g09580-like: MKERSTKMEQLQQGTTTCNSDSNESASASHNKFPLTSWELAVACAVILSFILGLLGVYLTMPASDYSFLKLPRSLEDLQNLRDNLESYTSDYTIQVLIGYCVVYIFMQTFMIPGTVFMSLLAGALFGVLKGVALVVFTATAGASSCYFLSKVIGRPLVFSLWPDKLIFFQNQVAKRRAGLLNYMLFLRVTPTLPNTFINVASPIVDVPFHIFFAATVIGIIPAAYVTVKAGIAIGELQSVGDLYDINSIATMFLIGIVSITPTLMSKSKS, encoded by the exons ATGAAAGAGAGATCGACAAAGATGGAACAACTTCAACAAGGAACGACGACCTGCAATTCGGATTCCAATGAATCAGCCTCAGCGTCTCACAACAAGTTCCCTCTCACATCGTGGGAGTTAGCGGTTGCTTGCGCTGTTATTCTCAGCTTTATTTTAGGTCTTCTTGGAGTTTATCTAACCATGCCGGCTTCAGATTATAGTTTCCTTAAGCTTCCTCGTAGCCTCGAAGATCTTCAAAACCTTCG GGATAATCTAGAGAGTTACACAAGCGACTACACGATTCAAGTTCTTATTGGATATTGCGTGGTGTATATATTCATGCAGACATTTATGATTCCAGGAACTGTTTTCATGTCATTGTTAGCTGGAGCACTCTTCGGAGTTCTCAAAGGTGTAGCTTTGGTTGTATTTACTGCAACTGCTGGTGCTTCGTCTTGCTATTTCTTGTCGAAAGTAATTGGACGACCTCTTGTATTCTCTCTTTGGCCTGACAAGcttattttctttcaaaatcaG GTGGCTAAGAGGCGTGCAGGGTTGTTGAACTACATGCTTTTCTTAAGAGTGACACCAACCTTGCCAAATACGTTTATTAACGTTGCTTCGCCAATTGTTGACGTGCCTTTCCATATTTTCTTTGCAGCCACTGTTATTGGAATTATACCTGCTGCTTATGTTACTGTAAAG GCAGGAATAGCAATTGGTGAGTTGCAATCAGTTGGTGATCTATACGATATAAACTCGATAGCCACAATGTTCTTAATTGGCATTGTATCGATTACGCCAACATTGATGAGCAAGTCTAAATCATAG